The Pseudomonadota bacterium DNA window GCTCGAAATGGGCAACTCGGTGATGCCGGTGTGGCTCGCGTTGCTCTGGGTGCAGTTTGCGCTGGTGTTGCAACGGGGCATGCACTGGATGGCGAAGCTCAGTGAGCCGGTGCAGGTGCCTGTCGGAATGGTCTCCGGCACCTTGGCCTACGCCGCGGCGGTGGGCCTCGGCGCGGGCTCGGTGGGGGGCGGCGTCGGCAGCGGCGCCGTCGCCTGGGCCGTGATTGCCGTGTCCTGGGGCGCATTGATGTGGCTGCAATTGAAACTCTTAACACGAACACGAGGTCACAGGGCGCTCGCTCTGTGAAAATCACCGTGAAAACACTGTCTGCCTACGTCGCGATTGCGTTTATGTGCCTGTCGGTGCTCTCCGCGCCGGCACGTGCTGCCCACACCAACGAGCCGGAAATCGATCCGTTTCGCTTTGAGCACTTCTTCCAGGGGCCGATCCACGCCCGGGGATTTGTGCGCAACCGGGGCGGTGAGGTCATCCGTCGGTTCTGGGCCGAGATTGTCGGCACCTGGGATGAACGCACCGGTGAGCTCACGCTCGATGAAATCCTGCACTTTGACGACGGTGAGGTGTTGGAGCGTGTCTGGCAGATCGAGCGGCTGGCCAACGGCGAGTACCGCGGCCGCGCCGGCGACGTCGAGGGTGTTGCGACCGGTGAGGTGAGCGGGCCGGACGGTGTCCTGCGCTACGCGCTCACGGTCCAGTACCGGGGTATGGACCTGGTGCTGAGCGTGGTCGACCGCTTCCACGCCGTGTCTGAAGACGTGATGTACAACAACACGCAACTCAAGAAGTTCGGTTTCAACGTTGGCTCCGTGTCGAGTGTGTTTTACAAGGGCGCTGCGATACCGCCTGAGGTGCAGCTACCCAACACGACCGCGGCAGTCAGCGACTGACGCGTCGGTCACTCGGACGGTGCTGACGGGCTCGCCAGCGCCAGCAGCGCACGTTTGAAATCGGTCCAGCGCGCGGGGTCTGTCGGCCACTGTGGACCACCGCCCTCGGCGACGGCGTCGGCCAGAGCCGAGGGCACGAGGGCGTTGACCAGTGCATCGGTCTCGGCTGGCGCGCGTGCCCGGGCGAGCTGAATGAGGTCGGCGTCCTGCAACCCGCGGCGCCACAGCTTCAGGCGTACGCTCGGAATCGGTCCGGGCACAACCGGGTAGCCGATCTTGTCCAGCTGATTCCCGGGGTAGACGAGCACGCCGTTGCCGAAGCGGTCCTCGTCGGGTTTGTACATCGGCTCGGCGAAGGGCCGCGCGTCGCTGCCGAGGTTGACTGCCCACATCAGTTGACCGGACACGCCGTAGCGCGCCCCGATGACGCCCCAGGTGCGCATGTCGATACCCGAGGCGTTGATGCTGTGCGCACCCACGGCCGGGTGGCCACTGTGGTAGAACCAGGTGGTCTCGCCGAGCGCCTCGCGGGCTTGCAGAAACGCGGGGTCGTAGGCGTGCGCGTTCGGTGCCCAGTGTCGGATCGTACCCTGCAGATCCAGATTGTCGCGGCCCTGCCAGGTGGCGGGGTTGCTGTGGCTGGTCCACATCAGATCGATGTCGAGGGACGCCGTGCCGCGGTCGATCGCCGATTGCACGCGGTGCATCTGGGCATGGGTCATGGCGATGTAGAGGTCGTCACGCGCGATACCGGTGTCTTCGTCGTTGGGGCCGTCCACTTCGTCGAAGACGTACGCGAACACCCACGGCGCGGTCCAGCCCCGTGCCGTCGCCTGTTGCTCCCACTCGGCCGCCATCGCGGTGTAGCGGGTCACCTCCGCGTCGCTCAGCGGGCCGTCCAGTTTGACGTCGTAGGGTTGGGGCCACGGCGTGCGCCAGACCGAGACCGGTGTGCCGTAGCCGGTGCCGGTGTAGCCGTAAGCCTCGGTGAACAGGCTGCCGTCCAGCGCCGGACCCCAGGTGTCCGTGTAGTGTGCCCAGTCGGCGTCGCTCTCCGGTTTGTTGGGCGAGCGTTCGAGGAACACCGCCCGGTGCCGGTGCGCAAGCTGCTGGTAGCACTGACTCATGCGCTGCCAGTCCGCGCTCGACGGGTCCTCGCCCGCACCCTCGAGCCGGTAGGTGCGGTAGAGCTCACCGACCGCATCAATCGTCGGGGTCGCAGGCAAGGTCGCGTGCCAGACCTGAATGTCCACGGGCACCGAGGCGATCACCTCGCCGTTCTGCTCGAGGTGGACCTGCGTCCGGTAGCGCCCTGCGGGTGCGTCGGTGGCCGTGCGGATGTCGATCCACACCAGCGCGTTGTGCCGCCGCGCCGGCGCGGGTGTGATGGTGTCAAACAGCGGTTGACGGTCGCCGAGGCAGCCGCTGGTCGCTGGCACCAGCGCGTCGGGGTAGTCGGCAGGCCAGGGCAGCACGGCTGATTTCGGTCCCCAGCGGTACCCGCCGTTGGCGACGTGGTGGTAGTGCGCCTGGAACAGCTCGACCTGCGGCTGGTGCTCGGTCGTCTCGCCTTCACGGCTGAACCGGTCCCAGCGAACCGACACCGGCGGCGGCGATTTCCGCTGCGACCGCAGGAGCAATTGAAACGCGACGGTTTCGTTGCGGGCGGAGTGGAGGCGGATGGTCTGGTTGTCGGTCAACCGGTAGTCGGCGTGCTCGGCGCGCGGTCGCGCGTGTCGGGCCACCTTCTGCATGTCGCTCAGCGCGCACACCTGAAGTGTGTCACCGGCATCGATGCACGCTGGGCTGTCGGGCCGCAGCCAGGCGTGCAGCTGCAGCGCGGCAACGAGCAACACCGTGACCACGGCGAACTGATTTCGGGAAGGCATGCGGGCGCCCGTGCGCAAAGACACCCGCAAAGTGTAGACGCGCGCCGTGGGGC harbors:
- a CDS encoding DUF2878 family protein produces the protein MERRDWLNLILFKLGWGVAVVGGDPWLLPQLVVIAASLAVVRPSRAVLATVVAVALLGIGRDAALVLAGVLEMGNSVMPVWLALLWVQFALVLQRGMHWMAKLSEPVQVPVGMVSGTLAYAAAVGLGAGSVGGGVGSGAVAWAVIAVSWGALMWLQLKLLTRTRGHRALAL
- a CDS encoding DUF3833 family protein, with the protein product MKTLSAYVAIAFMCLSVLSAPARAAHTNEPEIDPFRFEHFFQGPIHARGFVRNRGGEVIRRFWAEIVGTWDERTGELTLDEILHFDDGEVLERVWQIERLANGEYRGRAGDVEGVATGEVSGPDGVLRYALTVQYRGMDLVLSVVDRFHAVSEDVMYNNTQLKKFGFNVGSVSSVFYKGAAIPPEVQLPNTTAAVSD
- a CDS encoding DUF4091 domain-containing protein; the encoded protein is MPSRNQFAVVTVLLVAALQLHAWLRPDSPACIDAGDTLQVCALSDMQKVARHARPRAEHADYRLTDNQTIRLHSARNETVAFQLLLRSQRKSPPPVSVRWDRFSREGETTEHQPQVELFQAHYHHVANGGYRWGPKSAVLPWPADYPDALVPATSGCLGDRQPLFDTITPAPARRHNALVWIDIRTATDAPAGRYRTQVHLEQNGEVIASVPVDIQVWHATLPATPTIDAVGELYRTYRLEGAGEDPSSADWQRMSQCYQQLAHRHRAVFLERSPNKPESDADWAHYTDTWGPALDGSLFTEAYGYTGTGYGTPVSVWRTPWPQPYDVKLDGPLSDAEVTRYTAMAAEWEQQATARGWTAPWVFAYVFDEVDGPNDEDTGIARDDLYIAMTHAQMHRVQSAIDRGTASLDIDLMWTSHSNPATWQGRDNLDLQGTIRHWAPNAHAYDPAFLQAREALGETTWFYHSGHPAVGAHSINASGIDMRTWGVIGARYGVSGQLMWAVNLGSDARPFAEPMYKPDEDRFGNGVLVYPGNQLDKIGYPVVPGPIPSVRLKLWRRGLQDADLIQLARARAPAETDALVNALVPSALADAVAEGGGPQWPTDPARWTDFKRALLALASPSAPSE